Proteins encoded together in one Porites lutea chromosome 2, jaPorLute2.1, whole genome shotgun sequence window:
- the LOC140928430 gene encoding melatonin receptor type 1B-B-like — translation MSMNSTREDFLANELSSRELWLKVTETTFSALLIATAFTGNLLVCLAIKKNDKLRKIPNYYIASLAVTDLLMSILGMPLTLVALAADGWMLGDALCQYQGFVGTTLGTASLLNITLLALNRYFKIVRGQKHMRFNRTKTKVAIWSIVLIWSLAIICPIPYLAIGNRYRFHPGKVLCFFDLDNSNIYYAVTTIVCFAMIPFGIITFCYYKVFRTVRRHNKTLAQSGSDARKFTVDEVKLAKLLFTTLLGFMACWTPFVIIDVIGVFKGQFVFSRGVYEFYTVSIGLSSCVNPMIYAAMNKDFRTEFKKILTACLCKISRPKHRSIYALDSNERNKSSEESPI, via the coding sequence ATGTCTATGAACTCCACAAGGGAAGATTTCCTAGCCAATGAGCTATCTAGCAGGGAACTATGGCTTAAGGTCACCGAAACCACATTCAGCGCATTACTCATAGCAACAGCGTTCACTGGCAACCTATTGGTTTGTTTAGCGATTAAGAAAAACGACAAACTGCGCAAAATACCTAACTACTACATTGCATCGCTAGCAGTGACAGATCTGCTCATGTCCATACTTGGAATGCCGCTGACACTTGTAGCTCTGGCGGCAGATGGGTGGATGTTAGGAGATGCCCTTTGCCAATATCAGGGTTTTGTTGGTACCACACTGGGAACGGCATCTTTGCTGAACATCACACTGTTAGCTCTGAATCGGTATTTTAAGATTGTGCGGGGGCAAAAGCACATGAGATTCAACCGAACCAAGACAAAGGTGGCCATCTGGAGTATCGTCTTGATTTGGAGTCTTGCAATAATATGTCCCATCCCTTATCTCGCCATCGGTAATCGCTACAGGTTTCATCCTGGTAAAGTTCTATGCTTCTTCGACCTAGACAATTCTAACATATACTACGCTGTAACGACCATTGTGTGCTTTGCTATGATTCCATTCGGAATAATAACGTTTTGCTATTACAAGGTTTTTCGCACGGTAAGACGACATAACAAAACACTCGCGCAATCTGGATCAGACGCGCGGAAGTTTACGGTTGATGAGGTTAAACTTGCCAAGCTTCTATTTACAACTTTGCTGGGTTTTATGGCTTGCTGGACACCTTTTGTGATAATAGATGTTATAGGTGTTTTCAAAGGACAGTTCGTTTTTTCAAGAGGCGTGTACGAGTTTTACACGGTATCTATAGGGCTTTCCTCCTGTGTCAATCCCATGATATACGCAGCCATGAACAAAGACTTCAGAACGGAATTCAAGAAAATCTTGACAGCCTGTCTTTGCAAGATTTCACGTCCAAAGCACCGATCAATCTATGCTTTGGATTCAAATGAAAGAAACAAATCAAGTGAGGAGAGCCCAATTTAG
- the LOC140928429 gene encoding melanopsin-B-like — translation MMKNYSTREDILTEELSNRSLWFKIFECTLTALVLMAAFTGNLLVCLAIKKNAKLRKIPNYYIASLAVTDLLMSSLGMPLTLVANIADGWILGEALCQYQGFVGTALGAASLLNIALLALNRYLKIVHGQDHIRYSQTKTKTVIWSIAFVWSLALLSPTTYLATGERFSFHPGKVLCIFDLDNMNRYYAILATFCFAMIPFGVTTFCYYKVFRAVRQHNKTVAQLSSDARKRAVDEIKLAKLLFITLLGFVTCWIPFVVIDVIGMFKGQYAFPKGVYTLYSTSVGLSSCVNPVIYAALNREFRMEFKKISTACLCKISPPKIPLYRSKYNLDKREGKETTKESPIS, via the coding sequence ATGATGAAGAATTATTCCACAAGGGAGGATATCCTAACCGAAGAGCTATCAAACCGAAGTCTCTGGTTTAAGATATTTGAATGCACACTGACTGCACTGGTTCTAATGGCAGCCTTTACTGGCAACCTTTTGGTGTGTTTAGCGATCAAGAAAAACGCCAAACTCCGCAAGATACCAAACTACTACATTGCATCACTAGCGGTGACGGATCTGCTCATGTCCTCACTTGGAATGCCGCTGACTCTTGTTGCTAACATTGCAGATGGTTGGATTTTAGGGGAAGCCCTTTGCCAATATCAGGGTTTTGTTGGCACCGCACTGGGAGCTGCATCTCTTCTCAATATAGCGTTACTAGCTCTGAATCGATACCTTAAAATCGTGCATGGACAAGACCATATAAGATACAGCCAAACCAAGACCAAAACTGTAATTTGGAGTATAGCCTTTGTATGGAGTCTTGCCCTTTTGTCTCCTACAACCTATCTCGCCACAGGTGAAAGGTTCAGCTTTCATCCAGGTAAAGTCCTATGCATCTTCGATCTAGATAACATGAACAGATACTATGCGATTTTGGCTACTTTTTGCTTCGCAATGATTCCTTTCGGAGTTACCACTTTTTGCTATTACAAGGTTTTTCGGGCCGTAAGACAACACAACAAAACGGTTGCTCAATTGAGTTCTGACGCAAGAAAACGAGCGGTTGATGAGATCAAACTTGCAAAGCTTCTGTTCATCACTTTGCTGGGGTTTGTGACTTGCTGGATCCCTTTTGTGGTTATAGACGTAATTGGTATGTTCAAAGGGCAATACGCCTTTCCAAAAGGTGTCTATACTCTATATTCCACTTCAGTAGGGCTTTCCTCCTGTGTGAATCCGGTGATATACGCAGCGCTAAATCGGGAATTCAGGATGGAATTTAAGAAAATCTCTACAGCCTGTCTCTGCAAGATTTCTCCTCCGAAGATTCCACTTTACCGATCGAAATATAATTTGGATAAGCGAGAAGGAAAGGAAACAACGAAAGAAAGTCCGATTTCATAA
- the LOC140926904 gene encoding uncharacterized protein: MGILTEVVGQILFSFTRGVTEHYNPEEPEFTEESFGYNPLESTGREWYCRPVDELIYQEYSERESTTWDYLASRNLDIKVINACSIEEITQEDRNKDMAMAWKLLRPSVLCTVGKSLSTGAFISLLAATFIGTLYTVICYACFNMFWTVNCGLKSNRLQTQWAFTGMLYCSFLYIWPFTVLLFLFRPFQLKGVKGKLFLVSFLSYCLDALYRVFLRALKLSHVSISSFLTWFPLNTIFIISVCLEQYVVTNHFCPRSRKIKKLILFLQMLATACFTFLVGQIGQYFVYPYFVKSKNKLLLALFFPLIGVVVKIISRICVQRLYNITHPGYSYTLLVPLYYGSAIIFRALQADLDSLENIAIIGIIHGAAEVIERSTMVFIDHIFHLLWKRKSAPWGSFRTPRRERLMADIAIMSMMSESTAIVSVNGFIYLFKFLCLQDSSLSMVLLLFAKFTLVQLVIEWFFTSVSLAIETRYQNLAVMAVWGRRWKRHILVAVVNIIPLAVYTSEDLLQLVSGQPGDT; this comes from the coding sequence ATGGGTATACTAACAGAGGTAGTTGGTCaaattttgttcagttttacCCGAGGCGTAACAGAGCACTACAATCCGGAGGAACCGGAATTCACTGAAGAATCTTTTGGTTACAATCCTCTAGAAAGCACAGGTCGAGAATGGTATTGTCGTCCCGTTGATGAGCTTATCTATCAAGAATACAGCGAAAGAGAATCTACCACATGGGATTATCTGGCGTCTAGAAATCTTGATATAAAGGTTATCAATGCTTGCTCCATCGAAGAAATTACACAGGAAGATCGCAACAAGGACATGGCAATGGCTTGGAAGCTTCTGAGACCATCCGTTCTCTGTACAGTAGGCAAATCACTGAGTACTGGAGCTTTTATCTCGCTGCTCGCCGCTACTTTCATTGGTACATTGTACACGGTTATTTGTTACGCTTGTTTTAATATGTTTTGGACCGTAAACTGTGGACTTAAATCAAATAGACTGCAAACGCAATGGGCATTTACTGGTATGCTTTATTGTAGTTTTCTTTATATTTGGCCCTTCACTGTTTTGCTCTTCCTTTTTCGTCCATTTCAGTTAAAGGGGGTGAAAGGAAAGCTCTTTCTGGTTTCATTTCTATCATACTGCTTGGACGCACTCTATCGCGTGTTTCTACGAGCCTTAAAGTTATCTCATGTGAGCATTTCCAGCTTTTTAACTTGGTTTCCACTAAACACGATATTCATTATCAGCGTTTGTTTGGAACAGTACGTGGTGACGAATCATTTCTGCCCCcgttcaagaaaaataaaaaagctcaTTTTGTTCCTTCAGATGTTAGCAACGGcttgttttacttttcttgTCGGACAGATTGGTCAGTACTTTGTCTATCCGTATTTCGTTAAGagtaaaaacaaacttttactTGCCCTATTTTTTCCTCTCATTGGAGTCGTTGTTAAGATAATCTCACGAATATGTGTTCAACGACTATATAATATTACTCATCCGGGGTATTCTTATACCTTGCTGGTGCCGTTGTATTATGGGTCAGCGATTATCTTTCGAGCTTTGCAAGCAGATCTTGACAGTCTAGAGAACATTGCTATTATAGGAATTATCCACGGCGCTGCAGAAGTTATAGAACGGAGTACAATGGTGTTCATTGATCAcatttttcatttgctttgGAAAAGGAAATCAGCTCCTTGGGGAAGTTTCCGTACTCCTCGCCGTGAGAGACTCATGGCTGATATCGCTATCATGAGCATGATGTCAGAATCGACTGCTATAGTGTCCGTAAATGGCTTTATTTACTTGTTTAAGTTTCTTTGCTTGCAAGATAGCTCCCTTTCAATGGTACTACTGTTATTTGCCAAGTTCACCTTAGTTCAGCTGGTGATTGAATGGTTTTTCACCAGTGTTTCACTGGCGATCGAGACTCGTTATCAGAATTTGGCTGTCATGGCTGTATGGGGAAGACGATGGAAAAGACACATTTTAGTGGCGGTTGTAAATATTATCCCTTTAGCAGTTTATACCAGTGAAGACCTTTTGCAACTTGTAAGTGGTCAACCTGGTGATACCTGA